ATGCTTTCTGCTCGTCGGTGGCTTTTTAACAGCTGCTCTTTTAATAGGATGCCTTTGcctcacagaaaaaaatattcaacagttGAACATTTTCTTAATCATTCTTTATCTTTATCATTATTCATAAAAGCTTGACTGACttaataatgtgaaaaaaaaatccttgagtAATATTTCTTTAACTAGGCTTATTTGGGAAAGTAATTATGCAACTTGTCTGAGTTTCATATCACAGATGTAAATAAAcagacatttgcaaaaaaatgttgtgtaatttgaatttaaatgctGTATCCATAATAATTGGGAACATTGAGCAGTGTTTCAAACAATGCACTTGATTACTCACATTTCACGAACAGTAACAGTTGTAGCTTAATCGATAAAAGTATCTCATTTCGATTAATTGACATTCTGAAAAGGTCTTAACGTACCTTACTGTGGATACAGGGCGGGCCATTTCTGCAAGTGCTTGTGGGATGCATGCCTCTTCCTGACATTCTTTTACTAGCGTGTGTTTGATGCTAAAACCAGCAGCCAGACCGCCGGCTgccttcaaaaacaaaaggccAAACTATTGAATCCCTCAACAGTATGTAAATcactttttacaaaaaaaaaaaagtctctacaGTCATTGGTTGATCTCCACGTCAATCACACCCACAAAACTGGTTATGTCACTCGTTGCAGTGGGATTTTTGTTCtggagaaattgtttttttgactAATTATGTAGAATTTTATAATTTCATCACCGGTCAAGAAATTCAGTCCTCACAGCCGATTTGTCCCAGTTCAGACCCTCCTGAGGGGAGTTTATATATCTTCCGTGTCctttaaattgtccgtaggtatAAATGGAGATAGTTCTATTTGTGACAAGTCCGGAATGGCCTCACAACCAAAGTAAACTTGGATAGGCGCTTGCTCACGTGACCAATTAATGAAAGACAAGCACCAAAGAAAAttgataaatgaatgaattaatacaaatagtgaatgaatggatgaatacattttcacatgTAGTGAACTGCAAACCAGGTGTGTTCATTTGGGCTGAAAGTTGTGATCCTTTCGTGCTCACCAAGTTGTCGAGTAGTCCAGGATAGGTCTGCTTGGTCGGGGAGCGCCGCGCTAGCCACATGAAGACTTCGCCGCTCTTAACGGTGTAACCATTGATATGGACTCCATAGCGCTTCACCCCAAAAAGACCTTttgaacaaatggaaaaaacaacacaaaatgaacATTAGACGGGACACATGCAGTGATGGGACTGCACGGGTGACTTACTGGTAGCTGCTCTTTCCATCCACATCAGTGGAGGGTCTGAGAATTTGTCCATCACGTTATACCTCTGAGAGAAGAGAACGTATCAACCAATTAATAGTTGGGCTACaatcgggtcaaatagtggagcacagattCCAAAGTAAACATGGTGAAGGGGCGTTGATGCGCCACACAAATGGAGTccgttgccaacagaagtgatgtcagccccaaaaCTTTTTCCCTTATGCTTTTTAGAGCGTTTGCGCTTTAAATGATTGTACTCTATGCTGATTTagttgttcttttatttttcctctttgttttaaatgtttaattagtttttttccttgtgtatgaaatgcataatttatttaaataagaaATTCGAATGGCATATAAGACTCTAAACCCAAAGCTCgtccacctacgtcataaaatcacgtgacttttgtttacctcgccttattgccggtcaagctaagcattgttcaatgctaagtcggttggagacgacacggaaatatgtcttgtagcacgatgctcggagtcttgtccgataccatcagacatttagaaggtgaaaataaatgacggtacatggaaaaattagataaagtcggcatagaggacccgtatttaatgccgaaatagatgttttcgctgataagaaattggactattatccagcttccgcttgtcttggacaactagatatacacatggatctggtcagatttacacggaaaattttgaaagcgtagaaaagtctggacgcatacgaatactttgttgctggatatgttctaatcaggaataaatcccacataacgACGGTTTTAACGGCTTGTGAAAGCAAAAGCGTGtttggcgacacgttaacctttgccggaatccatcgatcttttcagatagtattcaatacaaatactaatatttgaataaatgacccctggttttacacaaattcgcattcattaactatgattaagaaaagaaaaaatagaggACGtcgtcgtctccatggaacgtacacggaaacAATTACGGTAACACAACCTCTGTAAACCCTTGcgacacgcattgttctcaaacgagccaatttggtattataaatactttttgctaatttgagattaagaagaataattcctacacaggcgtgtgtgcattttggttgggcaccacccatcacgtttaattgccgaaatccattgatattttctggtcttttcagatggtattccacaaaatgatctctttgaatatctgtctcgtatgttgtgacaatcaacagcacaacaggtctcgggtattgtaaacaTTGTCCTCCAGTGTCGAGCagttttgtttgaccggcaatatggcgccgtgaaaatgctgacgtcacgtgcacgagctcgagtGCGTCTCACCTCATTTCTCCAACCTTTTAGGCAGCGCAGTGAAGGATCGCGTCTCAGGTTGGACAGAACAGCGTCCACTGCTTGGGACCTTTTGTCGTACGAGTCCAGGCTGCTGCACAGCGAAAGTGCGCCCCCGTGAGGCGACCTGAAGACATCGCCGTAGCTCGCCAACAGCGAGGCTACGTGCGGCACAATCCAGCCAACTTTGATTCCGTCGATCTCAAAACGAAGACAGTTGGCACGACAGGAGCCTACGGACGACATTTTGTCAGTCACTTGCATTCCGGCCCAGTTCAACGCAACATAACGTCAAGCATTTTACCTGGCAAATAAAAGTTATTCATTCGGTGGAGGAGCTGGAGTACTTTATCTGACCAGAGAGCGTTAGCCATGGCAAACCGCAAGTAGGCTCAGGTGCCACACAagtgaaaacttgaaaaaagacaaatgtccACCGGCTTCCTTGTCATCTTCTTCTGTGTGGTTTCACTGCGGTTGCAAACGGCTGGCTATCATCGCATTTGCGCCATCCATTGAtctggaatgtaaaacaagagAGGTCGGCGTTTAAATCCtcaatgtaaaatgtgttagCAACGCAAGCACAGCTggtaatgtcaacatttttgacGCATATTCTCCAAAGTGCATTCCTAAATGTCAAATAGCAAGGAAATTCAATCTGATATTTCGACAGTAGGTGGCGATAGGCAGCTATACTGTTAGGTTTTGTACTCCATGAATGTGGCAAAGTAGGAGCGTCATCTGCGCACAGCTAATGGACATTGAGGAAGTCGCAGGAAGATGGAACTTTGGATTTCAAGCGTAGTCAAAGTATTTAGTGACTTTATCATGTTAGGTGGAAATCAGCTCACTGCACTTACGTGTTGTTTATCCGCCACGACTAAATAATCAGGAAAGTTTGTAGCGACCAttgtgctaacgttagcaacCGCGCAGCTAGGCATCTGCTAAAAATCAGTGATACACAAGGTAAGCTATATTTAAGGTAACACCATTTAATAGTGATGCATTTTAGCTGCCGTGCACCCCTTTACCTGCTAATGACTGGCACGGCAGTTGTTTTGAGCGTACTCCATCattagaataaaaaataaatcgttCACCGAATGATTCATGTGCTTCCTCTTAGTTTCAATTCATAACTCAGCCCCAAGGAGGTTCACGTTGTGTCAACACGTTCCCGGACCGACGACGTGTTGTTGGCACGTGTTGCAAATTAGGAAATGGGGagagattaagaaaaaaaaaaaaagaacagaaaaatatCAAGTTAAGTTTTTATTAATCACTTATCTATGTCTCAGCAACAGCACCAACATCCGGTTTAGGTCGTGACCGCGTCCCCTCGACATTCTACAAAGTTGGAATTGAAGTCGGAATTCGACTCCACCGGGTCGGAGAACGTCGCGGACACCAGCTCACCTTTACAGTATTGTCATCTGTCGCGTAATACgtttaaattattatattatattattgagCGTAAGCAGACCGGGAAATTGATGGAGGGATCGTTATTAAACAGAGAACATTTATAATAGCCTTAGATTAAGAGGATATGTATGCTTacatccccgcgacccttgtgagcataacaggctaagaaaatagatggatggatgtttatgtaCAGatcattcccccccaaaattacaatgtcatgga
This DNA window, taken from Syngnathoides biaculeatus isolate LvHL_M chromosome 2, ASM1980259v1, whole genome shotgun sequence, encodes the following:
- the tpk2 gene encoding thiamin pyrophosphokinase 2, which gives rise to MANALWSDKVLQLLHRMNNFYLPGSCRANCLRFEIDGIKVGWIVPHVASLLASYGDVFRSPHGGALSLCSSLDSYDKRSQAVDAVLSNLRRDPSLRCLKGWRNERYNVMDKFSDPPLMWMERAATSLFGVKRYGVHINGYTVKSGEVFMWLARRSPTKQTYPGLLDNLAAGGLAAGFSIKHTLVKECQEEACIPQALAEMARPVSTVSYTYEDGEGVFSETQFIFDLELPTAFKPRVGDGEVQEFYLLPIEKVKELLVTEDFKPNSAMVVLDFLIRHAFIEPDREPFYQEFVSGLHQAL